The region GGGTAATTCATAGGGAGATAGAGATAGATATTGTTGCCACTGAGAGACAATTACTTCTGCTAATTGACCAATCAGAGGATGCAGTTGAGAACGAATCGAGGTCGGGTTAATTTCTATCATATCAGGGTAAAATAGAAGAATAATAGGATTTTAGGACTAGGGGCAGGTTTTTAACCAAAATTCATGATGCTAACAAAGATATTAGCAAGATCTAGATTATTTCAGGATATACTGAGGATGACCCCTAACTCTATCGATTCAGAAATAACTTAACGTTTGGAGATATTTATGTTTGGATTAGGATGGACTGAAGTAATTATAATCCTAGTGGTGTCTTTGTTTATTTTTGGCCCTAAAAAATTTCCTGAAATTGGAGCGTCACTAGGAAAAACTTTACGGGGTTTTAAAGAAGAAATCAACCACCCGACGGATGATGATCATTTAGATACTTAAGGATTAATTTAACACGGTTTCAATGGCTGATTCTAATTCTTGTTGACTTAAATCTGTGACAAAAAAGACTTCTTGAACGGTTTTTCCTTGTCTGGCGATCGCTTTATATCCGCCTCGAATTGGTACGGAAATCCGTAATTTTAAGTGAGGACAATGGCCTCTAGCACGGCCAATGACTCCTGGTGTAATAGTAGAAATTTGGGTGTAATTAAGCAATTTTTCGAGAATAGGAATCAATCCGTCTAGATGAGTCGAATGATTCCAAACCAGTCGTCCTTTGTCCTCTTGCGCCATTTTAGGCTTCCTCCAAGGGGGCCATGGTTAACCCTTCTCGACGTAATTGTTGATGATACAGTTCTGCTTGTTCTTGAGGCCCCACCCAAACGAGTGCTTGCCCTTCATAATGTACTTGATTAGTGAGTTCCCAAGCGCGATCGCTACTCATGGCGGGGATATACTTAATTAAGCAGTTAGACACATGCTCAAAGGTGTTGAAATCGTCATTCAGGACAATCACCTTATAATTTGGGTAAGACTTAGGAACTACTGCGGTAGCCCGTTTAGGTGCGACAGTTGGAGAAGTCGCCATAGCTTTGACTGTGGTAGACAATCTCATGGTCATTAAAGTTTAAAAATTGAGGAGAGAG is a window of Aphanothece sacrum FPU1 DNA encoding:
- the clpS gene encoding ATP-dependent Clp protease adapter ClpS, whose protein sequence is MATSPTVAPKRATAVVPKSYPNYKVIVLNDDFNTFEHVSNCLIKYIPAMSSDRAWELTNQVHYEGQALVWVGPQEQAELYHQQLRREGLTMAPLEEA
- the tatA gene encoding twin-arginine translocase TatA/TatE family subunit, whose translation is MFGLGWTEVIIILVVSLFIFGPKKFPEIGASLGKTLRGFKEEINHPTDDDHLDT
- a CDS encoding DUF2103 domain-containing protein — translated: MAQEDKGRLVWNHSTHLDGLIPILEKLLNYTQISTITPGVIGRARGHCPHLKLRISVPIRGGYKAIARQGKTVQEVFFVTDLSQQELESAIETVLN